In Leishmania braziliensis MHOM/BR/75/M2904 complete genome, chromosome 14, the following are encoded in one genomic region:
- a CDS encoding putative histone acetyltransferase, translating into MSTSAVPAYEEKQKVYALLNGTFHAAIVLEVAEDATRGGFLYYVRYVEQDSRLDQWLQASDIKERHQGRAHHGNGSTYQQCSPSGIKTRRQSHATEQQSAEITVLTGEGVGTSTEVSANAKGGGAAPHLVKVSTMRARRDSAFFSRTKNIYSICMGPYEVEAWYFSPYHLARPEVQQRLQAASQCVTGSTELQLVQSTTFSSSTSGVSSDIAGVGDSENNSVETGRSSRRGGAGTQQWPTATRSFSLHICPYCLRPSVDNEAVVRHLQQDCLRHPPGNEIYRDPVRRLVVLELDGSLEPTFCEHLALLSKLFLEHKALDHDMTPFLFYVLCSVETHGLQVLGYFSKEKQTPEPYNLSCVLVLPQYQSRGIGRFLIELSYELSRREGKVGTPEKPLSDLGEKLYLGYWADSVTMAIARAMEEGHCVSMDYLVQATAMIQADVLRALQHQKFLSGNQLTISEDVVERCYAKRLKRERDMTSYTFYTHLLSWAPGLYEEFRGAPPAPTFVPWRDQRASQRLMRGHAKGDT; encoded by the coding sequence ATGTCGACCAGCGCCGTCCCTGCGTACgaggagaaacaaaaggtGTACGCTCTCCTCAATGGTACCTTTCACGCGGCGATTGTGCTTGAGGTCGCAGAGGACGCCACACGCGGCGGCTTTCTCTACTACGTCCGCTACGTAGAGCAGGACAGCAGACTGGACCAATGGCTACAAGCGAGCGACATCAAGGAGCGTCACCAGGGCCGCGCGCACCATGGAAACGGCAGCACCTATCAGCAGTGCTCCCCAAGCGGTATCAagacgcggcggcagagTCACGCGACAGAGCAGCAGAGCGCAGAAATAACAGTGCTGACGGGTGAAGGGGTTGGTACGTCCACTGAGGTTTCGGCAAACGCGAAAGGGGGCGGTGCTGCCCCGCACTTGGTGAAAGTGTCAACGATGCGCGCGCGGCGGGATAGCGCGTTCTTCTCACGCACCAAGAACATCTACTCGATCTGCATGGGGCCGTATGAGGTGGAGGCATGGTACTTCAGCCCGTACCACCTCGCCCGTccagaggtgcagcagcgactgcaggCGGCGTCGCAGTGCGTCACGGGAAGCACCGAACTGCAGCTGGTGCAATCCACCACATTCTCGAGCAGCACTAGTGGTGTGAGTAGTGATATCGCTGGCGTTGGTGACAGCGAGAACAACAGTGTAGAGACCGGTAGGTCAAGCAGAAGAGGCGGTGCCGGTACGCAACAGTGGCCAACCGCCAcgcgctctttctctctgcacaTATGCCCCTACTGCCTGCGGCCTTCTGTTGACAACGAGGCGGTAGTACGGCACCTTCAGCAAGACTGCCTGAGGCATCCCCCTGGCAACGAGATCTACCGCGACCCAGTGCGGCGTCTTGTCGTGTTGGAGCTGGACGGCTCACTGGAGCCAACCTTCTGCGAGcacctcgctctcctctcgaAGCTGTTTCTTGAGCACAAGGCTCTGGACCACGACATGacgcctttcctcttttaCGTGTTGTGCTCCGTGGAGACCCACGGGCTGCAGGTACTGGGGTACTTCAGCAAGGAGAAGCAAACCCCTGAGCCGTACAATCTGTCGTGCGTCTTGGTACTACCGCAGTATCAGAGCCGCGGCATTGGTCGATTCTTGATCGAGCTCAGCTACGAGCTCTCGCGCCGTGAGGGCAAAGTTGGCACGCCGGAGAAGCCCCTCAGCGACTTGGGCGAGAAGCTCTACCTGGGCTACTGGGCTGACTCCGTCACCATGGCCATTGCCCGGGCTATGGAGGAAGGCCACTGCGTCTCCATGGACTACCTGGTGCAGGCAACGGCTATGATCCAGGCAGACGTGCTACGCGCCTTACAGCACCAGAAGTTTCTGAGCGGAAATCAGTTGACCATCTCTGAGGACGTCGTAGAGCGCTGCTATGCGAAGCGGCTTAAAAGGGAACGGGATATGACGAGCTACACCTTCTACACGCACTTGCTCAGCTGGGCTCCAGGCCTCTACGAAGAGTTTCGTGGCGCCCCGCCAGCGCCGACATTCGTGCCCTGGCGCGACCAACGCGCGAGCCAGCGGTTGATGCGAGGACACGCGAAGGGGGACACGTAG
- a CDS encoding putative 60S ribosomal protein — protein sequence MRRALFASVLTSRSAVACRHSTAKPADGNAKLDDLAAAYSQLTLREVSDLQRLIFKKLGHSDDFYEKALLRGLSGGGGAVMMAPTAAAAAAPAADAPAAEAVKAEKKKVEKLTYDVKLEKYAPEIKIKLIKELRTVTNLSIADAKKAVEKCPGLVATNMTKDDAEKLKGLYEKLGAKVELL from the coding sequence ATGCGCAGGGCACTCTTCGCAAGCGTTCTTACTAGCCGGAGTGCGGTGGCGTGCCGCCACTCCACCGCCAAGCCTGCAGACGGCAACGCGAAGCTCGACGACTTGGCCGCTGCCTACTCTCAGCTAACGTTGAGGGAAGTGTCTgacctgcagcgcctcatATTCAAGAAGCTGGGTCACAGCGACGACTTCTacgagaaggcgctgctACGCGGCctcagcggcggtggcggtgcggtAATGATGGCCCccactgccgcggcggctgcagcgccggcagCCGATGCTCCGGCCGCTGAGGCGGTcaaggcagagaaaaaaaaggtcgAGAAGCTCACGTACGACGTGAAGCTCGAAAAGTATGCGCCGGAGATCAAAATCAAGCTCATCAAGGAGCTGCGCACTGTGACCAACCTCAGCATCGCAGATGCCAAGAAGGCGGTGGAGAAGTGCCCCGGTCTCGTGGCCACCAATATGACCAAGGACGACGCGGAGAAGCTCAAGGGGCTGTATGAAAAACTCGGGGCAAAGGTGGAGCTCCTCTAA